The Choristoneura fumiferana chromosome 5, NRCan_CFum_1, whole genome shotgun sequence region TCGTACTGCACGGACACGGAATGCGTGGACGAGCTGCCGGGGCTGCCGCGGGCCGAGTCCGCCGGGAACAGCTTCCTGGTGATGTTCCTGATGATGGCCCTCGCCGTGGCCATGTACATGATGCGTCCGCGCCGCCAACAGATACAAGATGCAGCTAAACCGGAGCGCAACTCGCAGGTTTAATTTCTTTGCTAGAATTGGCTAAGTTGAGTTTTTTGAAGACgtgcatacctacctattatggAATTTGCTGAATTCCTTGCCTTCCGCAAGCCGATACGTGTGAACTTATACTCATGTACTTACCACTCAATTTCACAAATTCAAGAATGAAAATTCACTTTCATCCTAAATATGGTGAACTTTTTAAACATCGACCATGTCTGCGAAAACTAAGAAGTTTTCCTGGGATACAAATTATTCtgcctgtgttattccaggttAAAATAAACTGTCCGTGTGCGAAATTTTATGCAAATCCGTTCAATAGTTTTCTTTTtctgaaagagtaacaaacttTCGTTCGTCCATCCATCCTCATAAACTGTGGTTATAATATCGGTAAGATATGGCCATGCATTTAGGTAAGTGATGTGACGTCAATAATGATTACAGTGAATTCGAAACCGAACCCTCAGTCATACTACTGTTGTTATCAGGTACTATCACACATAATGTTCCGTTTTTGTTGTTGTCACATCATATAGCTGTAGGGATAGAGGTTCAGGCTCGAAATGACTAACTTACATCACATGACTCAATACTAACAGGAATGTATTTTATCCTTAAATGTGGTTCATTCTACGCGCTTTGCTGCTGcgctggtatattttttttatacacatgCAAAAGTTCAGTCTTATCAACGAAATTGTTGTAATTGTTGAGTATCGCAGTTCTACACGTGTATACTGAGGAGGACAAAGGTATGCGTGCGTACCTCTTCCAATGATAGTAACTATTACGATCGGtgaaaatattagtttttttttcgaccaCGTGTTTtttgctttaatttttaacgatgaaaatactttttttactaataGGAAAACTGTCGATGGAAACGCGAATGACTGAATTATTTGTATTGcatgtatttaaatttaattatcatACATAACAGGTACGCAGTTACATCTAATTTATACCAACgtaataatgctaatattgatTGTTTTAACTTAACCCCGACGTCcagattttaattattttgatcaaGCTGATGAGTCAATGTATAAGTATAAAAATTGTTGTTCACGCGCTCAACCATTTATTAAAGTACTAGCCGTAActcgtgactccgtccgcgtagaattcgattttcgctatcccgcgggaactgcacttttccgggataaaaactatccaagcCCTTCCCCGgtacgcaaactatctgtacctataccgaatttcatataaatcgattcagcggtttagacgagatgaagtaacaaacatacaaacagacttacaaactttcacatttataatattagtgggaagtgggtAGCTAATGCTTATGCTTGAGTTTTCGTTCGCGAAAAATTAGTCTCTTCTCTTCTTCCACTTCCTCTCCTATACGAGGTTGGACAACATCATGGCGATTCTGATTTTGGGGGCCGCTGCTCTAAACACGGAAGAGGTACTGATACTGGAAAATTAGTAATTCgctaaaaaaaataggtatcgTCACTGTGTCAAGTCAGGGCACTTCATCATAATCCATCTAGCCATCCTAAATCATAAACTTTCGTGTTTATAATGTTGCCTTAAATTAGATAGGATTTCACTGTTCATTTCGTGCGCTGCCAGGTACCAAGCAGCGAACGTCTGGGCTGCGCAATTAATACAGAAAACGTTCAATTCAGTTCAGAGAAATCATTGATTTTAGCATAAGAACACGTATTATCAGATCGTACATTGTCGTTCATTCGGGTCCACTTACAGTACAGTCAagagcaaagatatcgacacggccaaagttgcaaaaatatgtatacacggccttaatgttaagtgcataaagtcgtgtcgtgtatacatatttttgtaactttggccgtgtcgatatctttgcccttgactgtacaatcagAATGTTAATTCGCTCGGGACTGGTCGGTTTTCTTCggtttcctgaagattcaaataagaaagaaaaagaaaatcaatCTCTTGTTTCGACTTCCGAACGACatcattagcaaactagtttaagtgtacGGGTCGCACTGCCACACGCAAACGCACTTAAATCAATCAATTCTTTATACGTTAAAGGCACAAACAGCATtccctttgaaaaaaaaatccagtGATAAGGCTATTTACGCTCTTGCCGCGACAATTGTTATATAGCTGTCCACAGCATTCATGGCTACTTATACTTATTTACATAGAATAGAGAACTACAGCAGCTGTGCTGTATACGTAATAAATATGTTACGTGAAACCAGTACTGCCAATGCCAAGGAATACCTAATATATTTACTCGCACGCAATCATTATAATTACTTCCTTCTGACGACACCTTTCCTTAGGTCATTAGGACATTGAATTTAGACAAAAACAGCTGCGTATCTGCGTAACAGAAGTGGAGGGTATTTTGCACACATTTTCGGTTTATTTCTAGACACAAATGTGTGGGCGCAAAATACCCTCCACTTCTCTAATCTCGGTCGTTAAGCTGGGCCACTGCCAAAAGGCTGTGGATATGAATGTACATATGATGACGTATTTTGAATTTGAGCATTAATATATGAGCAATAATAACCAGACGCGTAAactaaatttggcccactctccatacaaaattacctattattgcatacatttgagggccagattttttgccgctcagtatatttcagGTTTATTCTGTACTAACTAGCCTTTACCACtgggcttcgcacacgtaaccAAAGGCCTTATTGTGCAACTcattttaccacttctttctgtcacacggtataggatgagTGTTAAAAGAGACGGTGAATACAAACAAGCCCGAGCGCCAAAGCGTTGGGCAATACGGGCACAAGTCTGAAtttattttatccaaatcctTCTAGCCATTTAAGCCTGAAAGAGTAAGAAACGCACGCACACAccctcatttataatattaagtaggaataGCAGGATATAAGTCACcttaagggtgaagccagacgagcgtaattttttgtcGTGACCCgtgtattttcggtcgcgtaatttctgctacattcggttttatacaaaagccTAGTTTGTGCCACAAGGCGACTCAAAATGAATCAATTCATTTTCAGTCGCCGTGTGGTGTGGCACAAACTAGACTTTTGAATAAAACCGAatgcgaccgaaaatacgcggctcacgactcaaaaaattacgctcgtctggcttcaccctaaattttgtttcttttgttcTAGGATCACGATGGAGCTCCTCCAACTCCGCCTAGAATTTAGTTCTGGATTCTGCCTTCAGACACAAAGCTACAAAGCTGCAAATCTTTTTCCTAAAGGGTCGaggcaacagaaataaataacacaaagcAAACCCCTGTGTATATGTATCaaagttttttaacttttaacttgaTTTACAAAAGATGGCGCCACTCGACCAATAAATGGATCGATAAAACGCCAATTAATATCTGTTTAGGAAGTTAATTTTCAATGCAATGGTAAGGCTTtgagttttacaaaaaaaacttacaactGTTTCATTCCATGATAGGTATTTATGTTAGAATTTCATGCTTTTACGCAAATATTTTCTATTGTGATCTTCCATTATTTTCGAATGCAAAATGCAGTTTGCGGCAGTGGCTGCGCAATAGTTTTGCATGCAATACTTACACTCGTTGTTAAATTATTTGCATAGCAGTGTAGACAcgaaattataaatactgaaacgtCCAGGTGTTAAATGTTCAGAACACCACTCAAAAAGGTTCTCAATGTTGCAAGAAAATTTAGAATATTTACGAGCCGCCACCAAGAGTAGATCTTAATTTTTGACATACTGGATTGATTGGTAACTGTCTACTATAGACTACGCTGCATTAGTAAATGTTAGAACTTGCCAGAAAGTTTCGCGGAGGCTTTCTCAACGACACTTCGATGTTCGTATTGGTTTCAATCTCAAACTTTTTAGGTCATAAATTGTTCGTCTCGTCACAAAGATGAAGTGCAATTGTCTATAAAATAACAGACGTTGTAAATTTTATTCAGGTCTGACTTGTAAGTAGATGTGTAAGGCATAAAATGATCTatgtatgtttaaaaatatttaagtgatTGTATCTGTATTCAGATAATATTTAATCAAATTTAATTCGAAAGAAAAGCactatgttattttaattatgcataattaattaatattttattagtattaGTTTCATTGTTTTGTGGGGCGGGGTTTATtcactaattttaataatgtcaAGACACCAATGGAgatttttattgatattatgaaaaaaacaaataaaaacgacTGTGACAATGaaactgtttcatttgccatttacatacattttatgaACATACGCTGTCGGTTCCTTGTTTGTTtccttatattataattatgatgacGCCAAATAGTTGATTTAACGCACGTTCGACtgcatgaaatattttttattacccaAAGTGCGTCATCGGAACGTGAACATTTCTGTTAAGTCCACTTTCTACGGACAGTGTAGACActaaatgaaactaaaaataaatctataaaaaaattactcttTATTTACACGTACAACTAATCAAGTTGAACATCAAAACCGAATAAAACTTCATTTTAAATGCATTTAAAGTTGTAGTTAAGTAATTCAAAAATTATAGTTGATAAACGGACTTATTTGGTGTCGTAAACGGTATAAAAATACTTCGAATTTTTAGAATTAACTcgtcatattgtttttttagaaagcTAAATCAGGATATGAAAATCCTAAGGGTCTACGAAACTTGGGCGACATCACCGGTTTGCGGAGTCCTGCTTATCTAAATCACGCAAATCCCTCCTAATCATTTCTTATCGTGATTTACTTATACCAACTCGTATGAGGTACAATAAATTTTATGCTCCTAACGTTATACACGTAAATTTATATCGTTTCCTTcctttataagcttttatttagtcatCCATCCATTTGTCCCAGAGTCTATCGATGTGTCAATTCAAGTGGtcggatttacttgaaatttggtatttacattaaaattaagttaCAATGAAAAGTAATATCAACAAAGTTACAGTTTTTTAAACAGGAGCTTTTTATTATGTACTGCATTTTTCAGGCTTCAATAGTAATCTGCCCGTCTAGAAAAGAGCGGCACCATTTATTTGTTTCGATGC contains the following coding sequences:
- the LOC141427958 gene encoding small integral membrane protein 14 produces the protein MGDEMDPCECIWNHELAMRRLISLLRHGQSYCTDTECVDELPGLPRAESAGNSFLVMFLMMALAVAMYMMRPRRQQIQDAAKPERNSQDHDGAPPTPPRI